In Arachis hypogaea cultivar Tifrunner chromosome 2, arahy.Tifrunner.gnm2.J5K5, whole genome shotgun sequence, a genomic segment contains:
- the LOC140177385 gene encoding uncharacterized protein: MRYFGLFPVIARIGKVAYKLELPNTAQIHPVFHISLLKKCEGVPSPTTIPSPLLVDEKGYQLQAQTTLGHRMIKKDGKWIEEVLIKWQNTSGEEATWEPYEEMKTQYPNFNLEDKVHFNGGGNVTSERERTVRKKGSNRRDLTNFHMEGEE; this comes from the coding sequence ATGCGTTATTTTGGTCTTTTTCCAGTCATTGCTCGAATAGGTAAGGTAGCCTACAAGCTGGAACTCCCCAATACAGCCCAAATCCACCCTGTCTTTCACATATCTCTGCTCAAGAAGTGTGAAGGGGTCCCATCACCAACTACCATCCCTTCTCCGCTGTTAGTAGATGAGAAGGGCTATCAATTACAAGCTCAGACCACCTTGGGGCATCGAATGATAAAAAAAGATGGCAAGTGGATTGAAGAAGTTCTCATTAAGTGGCAAAATACCTCGGGAGAGGAGGCAACATGGGAACCCTATGAAGAAATGAAGACACAATATCCCAATTTTAACCTTGAGGACAAGGTCCATTTCAATGGAGGGGGTAATGTTACAAGTGAGAGGGAGAGAACCGTTAGAAAAAAGGGGAGCAACAGAAGGGATCTAACAAACTTTCACATGGAAGGAGAGGAGTGA
- the LOC112751333 gene encoding uncharacterized protein, translated as MESTSNTNTNTNNKESSSSSSGRVRLSEVVADCVKRWFRDTMKEAKAGDVSMQVLLGQMYCSGYGVPKDPQKGRVWLTRASKTRSSVWKVGDKRPGYNASDSDSDEMKEDS; from the exons ATGGAGAGCACTAGCaataccaacaccaacaccaacaacaaagagagtagtagtagtagtagtgggAGGGTTCGGTTGTCAGAGGTGGTGGCAGATTGTGTTAAGAGGTGGTTTAGGGATACAATGAAGGAAGCTAAAGCTGGAGATGTTAGCATGCAGGTCTTGCTTGGTCAGATGTACTGTAGTGGTTATGGTGTTCCCAAAGATCCCCAAAAG GGAAGAGTTTGGCTGACCAGAGCATCAAAGACTCGTTCGTCTGTTTGGAAAGTTGGTGATAAGCGTCCAG GTTACAATGCTAGTGACTCTGATTCTGATGAAATGAAGGAGGATTCTTAA